The Daphnia pulex isolate KAP4 chromosome 3, ASM2113471v1 genome includes a region encoding these proteins:
- the LOC124190822 gene encoding sensor for unfolded proteins in the ER ire1-like has protein sequence MLTIDRKKVLGKGGFATVYEGVWGETKVAVKRILVGDAATTEQEEMALKMLHHTNVIKLFHEQEDQDFKMFVLELCDASLDRLVLKENDPKKYSGPMSPETEVLLQLAKGLEYIHQRGLVHRDIKPQNVLISLNSTTRRVVMKWTDFGFSKLVNEKGSFTMSGVKGTYDYFAPEILKLLDEASSTGNEDKKKGTAESDVFEEGLLFGYFISGEVHPFGTTSHQIQTNLRTNEPANLPETGTEVETGKICNNIITAMLEKEPSIRITSSVVVNQLTEIILKNSQQLFTLIAKGNSSVEEIGKLIQEGVDLNVKDPNGLTPLLRLVKNGKISENLVEIVSLLIQHGANVNSLDSNGKNALLFWCKNRKQHENKSFLPIINLFVEKGIDINCKDKDGDNALTLLCEHYENENLIDIIRLFIQKGIDVNCKDKYGRNALILVCENYGKENLIDIIRLLIEIGIDINCKTDCSINALTLLCTSYQNANLIDIIRLFIQNGIDINCKTKYGRTALTILCENYKNENLIDITRLLIENGIDINCKQEYGRNALTLLCYSYKNENLIDVINIFIESGFKVTEETRTCFQRNYKGKHRTQVLQLLHV, from the exons aTGTTGACCATTGATCGTAAAAAGGTTTTAGGAAAGGGAGGTTTCGCAACTGTTTATGAAGGTGTTTGGGGTGAAACTAAAGTGGCCGTCAAACGAATTCTTGTAGGGGATGCTGCAACAACGGAACAAGAAGAGATGGCCCTGAAAATGTTGCATCATACCAACGTCATCAAATTATTTCACGAGCAGGAGGACCAAGACtttaa AATGTTTGTCCTGGAATTGTGTGATGCCTCATTAGATAGACTAGTTCTCAAAGAAAATGACCCGAAAAAATACAGTGGCCCAATGTCACCAGAAACAGAAGTCCTACTTCAGTTGGCTAAAGGACTCGAGTATATTCATCAAAGGGGATTAGTCCATCGCGACATCAAGCCACAGAACGTGCTCATCAGCTTGAATTCTACAACCCGACGAGTGGTAATGAAATGGACCGATTTTGGTTTTAGTAAACTTGTCAACGAAAAAGGTTCTTTCACAATGAGCGGAGTGAAGGGAACATACGATTATTTCGCACcggaaatattaaaattactGGACGAGGCCAGTTCTACTGGAAAcgaagataagaaaaaaggaacagcCGAGAGCGATGTATTTGAAGAAGGTCTTTTATTTGGCTACTTTATTTCGGGAGAGGTTCATCCTTTTGGCACTACAAGTCATCAAATTCAAACCAACTTAAGAACAAATGAGCCAGCCAATCTTCCGGAAACGGGAACCGAAGTAGAAACgggaaaaatttgtaataataTAATCACTGCAATGTTAGAAAAAGAACCAAGCATTCGAATTACTTCGTCCGTTGTCGTTAATCAACTCACCGAAATTATCCTGAAG aatTCACAGCAGTTGTTCACTTTAATTGCAAAGGGGAACTCAAGCGTGGAAGAAATCGGAAAACTGATTCAAGAAGGTGTGGACCTCAACGTCAAAGACCCAAATGGATTGACACCGCTATTGCGCTTAGTAAAAAACGGAAAGATAAGTGAAAATTTGGTTGAAATAGTTAGTCTCTTGATCCAACACGGAGCCAACGTCAATTCACTTGACAGCAACGGTAAAAATGCTCTCCTGTTCTGGTGCAAAAATCGCaaacaacatgaaaacaaaagttttttgcCAATCATCAATCTCTTTGTTGAAAAGGGGATTGATATCAATTGCAAAGACAAAGACGGAGATAATGCTCTCACCTTATTGTGCGAACAttatgaaaacgaaaatttaatcgACATTATTCGACTATTCATTCAAAAGGGGATCGATGTCAACTGCAAAGACAAATATGGACGTAATGCTCTCATTTTAGTGTGCGAAAAttatggaaaagaaaatttaattgacattattcgacttttgattgaaattgggATCGACATCAATTGCAAAACCGATTGCAGTATTAATGCTCTCACCTTATTGTGCACATCGTATCAAAACGCAAATTTAATCGACATTATTCgacttttcattcaaaatgggATCGACATCAATTGCAAAACCAAATACGGACGTACTGCTCTCACCATATTGTGcgaaaattataaaaacgaaaatttaattgacattacTCGActcttgattgaaaatgggatCGATATCAATTGCAAACAAGAATACGGACGTAATGCTCTCACTTTATTGTGCTACTCttacaaaaacgaaaatttaattgacgttataaacatttttattgaaagtGGATTCAAAGTGACTGAAGAAACCCGCACCTGCTTCCAGAGAAATTATAAAGGAAAACATCGCACTCAAGTCTTGCAATTACTTCATGTTTAA
- the LOC124190820 gene encoding uncharacterized protein LOC124190820: MADSSSVDKLTIDRQKVLGMGNYGSVFEGIWGGIKVAVKRILVENVARDKTTKIEREGNALNKLDHENVIKLFDVEENIDFKIFVLELCDASLEKLFLKENDPKKYSGPMPPDTEVLLQLAKGLEYIHQKELVHRDIKPENILIWVNPQTNKVVMKWTDFGLSKSVDENGTFTMSKVKGTFNWLAPEILIFLNELGSTENEAKKRGTVKSDVFAEGLVFGYIISKGVHPFGTPNYQIPLNVRTKEPTNLPKNKKFHNIIIKMLVKESMERITSSDVVNLLMQITMSTSPSSFDSKLIIHHTKILGVGGFGTVYEGAWGGVKVAVKRILIWAAATTEKEEKVIKMLHHTNVIKLFHVEKDRDFKMFVLELCDASLDHLFLNENDPKKYRGPMPPQTEVLLQLAKGLEYIHQKGLVHRNIKPQNVLIWVNSQTKQVLMKWTDFGFSKRFEVNERGSFSMGGVRGAIDYFAPEILKLLDEASSSENEAQKRGTVKSDVFAEGLVFGYFLSGGVHPFGTTSHQIQINLRTNEPANLPKKKEFRDIILKMLDKKPNNRITSSDVFNLLINFTQTTVKKNSDLMSVSAYSAFSPFGGMLTIDRRKILGIGGFATVYEGAWGETKVAVKRFLIEKAASCEGEENALKQFDHENVVKLLHVEEDKNFKCFVLELCDASLDRIFLKENDPKKYNGPMPPETEVLLQLAKGLEYIHQMGLVHRDIKPENVLIWVNPQTNQVLMKWADFGYSKRVNERGTFTMSGVRGTYDYFAPEILALLDDESPPETDIQKRGTVKSDVFAEGLVFGYFLSGGIHPFGAQRDQIPLNVRTKEPTILPETKDIRKIMEKMLQKQPEKRIASSDVVNLLINTREIRTKKMFTLVAKKDPSVKEIKILIQ, encoded by the exons ATGGCAGATAGTTCATCTGTCGACAAGTTGACCATTGATCGTCAAAAGGTTTTAGGAATGGGAAATTATGGCAGCGTTTTCGAAGGTATTTGGGGTGGAATTAAAGTAGCCGTCAAACGAATTCTTGTAGAAAACGTTGCGAGAGACAAAACCACGAAGATTGAACGAGAAGGAAATGCGTTAAATAAACTTGATCACGAAAACGtcataaaattatttgacGTGGAGGAAAACATAGACTTTAA aattttcgtCCTTGAATTGTGTGATGCTTCTTTGGAAAAACTATTTCTCAAAGAAAATGACCCGAAAAAATATAGCGGCCCAATGCCACCAGACACGGAAGTTCTTCTACAGTTGGCTAAAGGACTCGAGTACATTCATCAAAAGGAATTAGTCCATCGCGATATCAAGCCAGAGAACATTCTCATTTGGGTGAATCCACAAACTAACAAGGTTGTGATGAAATGGACCGATTTTGGTTTGAGTAAATCTGTCGACGAAAATGGAACTTTCACCATGAGTAAAGTGAAGGGAACATTCAATTGGTTGGCACCGGAAATATTGATATTTCTGAACGAACTTGGCTCTACTGAGAATGAAGCTAAGAAAAGAGGAACCGTCAAGAGCGATGTATTTGCAGAGGGTCTCGTCTTTGGCTACATCATTTCGAAAGGGGTTCATCCCTTTGGTACCCCAAATTATCAAATTCCATTGAACGTACGAACAAAGGAACCGACCAACCTCCCCA aaaataaaaaatttcataatataattataaaaatgttggtGAAAGAATCGATGGAACGAATTACATCTTCTGATGTCGTTAATCTACTCATGCAAATCACG ATGTCCACCTCACCTAGTTCATTTGATAGCAAGTTAATCATTCATCATACAAAGATTTTAGGAGTTGGAGGTTTTGGTACTGTTTATGAAGGTGCTTGGGGTGGAGTGAAAGTGGCAGTCAAACGAATTCTTATATGGGCTGCCGCAACcacggaaaaagaagagaaggtcataaaaatgttacatCATACCAACGTCATCAAATTATTTCACGTGGAGAAGGACAGAGACttcaa AATGTTCGTCCTTGAACTGTGTGATGCCTCTTTGGACCACCTATTTCTCAATGAAAATGACCCGAAAAAATACCGTGGCCCAATGCCACCACAAACAGAAGTACTACTTCAGTTGGCTAAAGGACTCGAGTACATTCATCAAAAGGGATTAGTACATCGCAACATCAAGCCACAGAACGTTCTCATATGGGTGAATTCGCAAACTAAACAAGTTCTAATGAAATGGACTGATTTTGGTTTCAGTAAACGTTTCGAAGTAAACGAAAGAGGTTCTTTTTCGATGGGCGGTGTTAGAGGAGCAATCGATTATTTCGCACcggaaatattgaaattactGGACGAGGCCAGTTCTTCTGAAAACGAAGCTCAGAAAAGAGGAACCGTCAAGAGCGATGTATTTGCAGAAGGCCTCGTCTTTGGCTACTTCCTTTCGGGAGGAGTTCATCCGTTTGGCACCACAAGTCATCAGATTCAAATCAACTTACGAACAAATGAACCAGCCAATCTTCCCA aaaaaaaagaatttcgtgaTATTATCCTAAAAATGTTAGACAAGAAACCAAATAATCGAATTACATCGTCAGATGTCTTTAATCTGTTAATAAATTTCACGCAAACCACGGTAAAAAAG AATTCGGACCTGATGTCAGTCTCAGCGTATTCAGCATTTAGTCCATTTGGTGGCATGTTGACTATTGATCGTAGAAAGATTTTAGGAATAGGAGGTTTTGCCACTGTTTATGAAGGAGCTTGGGGTGAAACTAAAGTAGCCGTCAAACGATTTCTTATAGAGAAAGCCGCGAGCtgtgaaggagaagaaaatgcCCTTAAACAATTTGATCATGAAAACGTCGTCAAATTGCTTCATGTCGAGGAGGACAAAAACTTTAA atgttTTGTCCTTGAATTGTGTGATGCCTCGTTAGATAGAATATTTCTCAAAGAAAATGACCCGAAAAAATACAATGGCCCAATGCCACCAGAAACAGAAGTGCTTCTCCAGTTGGCTAAAGGACTCGAATACATTCATCAAATGGGATTAGTCCATCGCGACATCAAGCCAGAGAACGTCCTCATTTGGGTGAATCCACAAACTAATCAGGTTTTAATGAAGTGGGCAGATTTTGGTTACAGTAAACGTGTCAACGAAAGGGGAACTTTCACCATGAGTGGAGTGAGGGGAACTTACGATTATTTCGCGCCGGAAATATTGGCATTACTGGACGACGAGAGTCCCCCTGAAACCGACATTCAGAAAAGAGGAACCGTCAAGAGCGACGTATTTGCAGAGGGTCTTGTCTTTGGCTACTTCCTTTCGGGAGGGATTCATCCTTTTGGTGCTCAAAGAGATCAAATTCCATTGAACGTACGAACAAAGGAACCGACTATTCTCCCCG AAACGAAAGACATTCgtaaaataatggaaaaaatgttacaaaaaCAACCAGAGAAACGAATAGCATCATCTGATGTCGTTAATCTACTCATTAACACCCGGGAAATCAGGACGAAAAAG ATGTTCACTTTAGTTGCAAAAAAAGATCCAAGcgtgaaagaaataaaaatactgaTACAATAA
- the LOC124189811 gene encoding serine/threonine-protein kinase/endoribonuclease IRE1-like gives MTEWLNEGTQLIDFEIYKGVGGFATVFEGTLRDGVKVAVKRIVVGDAATNEQEEKALKMLNHPNVIKLFHVEEDLDFKMFALELCDASLDQLFLKEKDPKKYSGPMPPQIEVLLQLAKGLEYIHQMGLVHRDIKPHNVLIRLDSTTQRVVMKWADFGLSKKVNERGTFTMSGVRGTHDYFAPEILKLLDDDQIATDNEDKKRGTVQSDVFAEGLVFGYFLSRGVHPFGTTSHQIQNNLRTNEPANLPSKSSESLLQKLSGIETTNIQNTITRMLEKDPNNRITSSDVVNRLTEIILKNSQQLFTLIAKGNPIVEEIEKLIQEGLDVNAKDEKGLTPLLHLVKSEKISENLVKIFILLIQHGANVNSLDSNGENALLLWCKNREQYQNKSFLTILNLFVKNGIDINCKDKYENNVLILLCRSYRIGNLIDIIRLLIKNGIDVNGKNIYRNNALTILGFKVTKETRDYFQRNYEEKNRDEILQLLHV, from the exons ATGACGGAATGGCTGAATGAAGGTACCCAGTTAATCGATTTCGAAATATACAAAG GGGTGGGAGGTTTTGCCACTGTATTCGAAGGTACTTTACGGGATGGAGTGAAAGTAGCCGTCAAACGAATTGTTGTAGGGGATGCCGCAACCAACGAACAAGAAGAGAAGGctctaaaaatgttaaatcaTCCCAACGTCATCAAATTATTTCACGTGGAGGAGGACCTAGACttcaa AATGTTCGCACTTGAATTGTGTGATGCCTCATTGGACCAACtatttctgaaagaaaaagacccCAAAAAATACAGTGGCCCGATGCCACCACAAATAGaagttcttcttcagttgGCTAAAGGACTCGAGTACATTCATCAAATGGGATTAGTCCATCGTGACATCAAGCCACATAATGTACTTATACGTTTGGATTCTACAACCCAACGAGTGGTGATGAAGTGGGCTGACTTCGGTTTGAGTAAAAAAGTCAACGAAAGGGGAACATTCACAATGAGCGGAGTGAGGGGAACACACGATTATTTCGCACcggaaatattgaaattactGGACGACGATCAGATCGCTACTGATAATGAAGATAAGAAGAGAGGAACAGTCCAGAGCGATGTATTCGCAGAAGGACTCGTCTTTGGCTATTTCCTTTCGAGAGGAGTTCATCCCTTTGGCACCACAagtcatcaaattcaaaacaatttaCGAACAAATGAACCAGCCAATCTTCCCAGTAAGTCGAGTGAAAGCTTATTACAAAAACTTTCCGGTATAGAAACGACCAACATTCAGAATACAATCACAAGAATGTTAGAAAAAGACCCAAACAATCGAATTACTTCGTCTGATGTCGTTAATCGACTCACCGAAATTATCCTGAAG aatTCACAGCAGTTGTTCACTTTAATTGCAAAGGGGAACCCAATCGtggaagaaatcgaaaaactGATTCAAGAAGGTTTGGATGTCAATGCCAAAGATGAAAAAGGATTGACACCGCTTTTACACTTAGTAAAAAGCGAAAAGATAAGTGaaaatttggtaaaaatatttattctcTTGATCCAACACGGAGCAAACGTCAATTCACTGGACAGCAACGGCGAAAATGCTCTCCTTTTGTGGTGCAAAAATCGCGAAcaatatcaaaacaaaagctTTTTGACAATACTCAATCTATTTGTTAAAAATGGGATCGATATCAATTGCAAAGACAAATACGAAAATAATGTTCTCATTTTATTGTGCAGATCTTATAGAATCGGAAATCTAATCGACATTATTCgacttttgattaaaaatgggATCGATGTCAATGGCAAAAACATATACAGAAATAATGCTCTCACTATACT TGGATTCAAAGTGACTAAAGAAACGCGTGACTATTTCCAGAGaaattatgaagaaaaaaatcgcgATGAAATCTTGCAATTACTTCATGTTTAA
- the LOC124190823 gene encoding uncharacterized protein LOC124190823, with translation MSSDQTGFSKMIVSFAIVTLLSFCSPASSFAYLPRVSRTHDAIIIDVDGRYSYQDKTLYGQITNPGFIPVPSFNPYPVKASPAGAVSVQWVWFYSYEYPNILTVGDLFVRQANNSACVWCWTSHHDCYTGIGKQKDHWRNLSQKECLAFYGSLEEK, from the exons ATGTCGAGCGATCAAAcgggtttttcaaaaatgatcgTCTCTTTTGCGATCGTGACTCTGCTTAGCTTTTGCAGCCCGGCGTCCAGTTTCGCCTACCTTCCTCGCGTCTCCCGTACACATGACGCCATCATCATCGATG TTGACGGTAGATACTCTTATCAAGATAAGACGCTGTACGGCCAAATTACCAATCCAGGATTTATTCCGGTGCCATCCTTCAATCCCTACCCTGTAAAGGCATCACCAGCAGGAGCAGTGTCAGTCCAGTGGGTGTGGTTCTATTCATACGAATATCCTAATATTCTGACTGTTGGAGATCTCTTTGTCCGTCAAGCAAACAACAGCGCCTGTGTGTGGTGCTGGACCAGCCACCATGACTGCTACACGGGCATTGGCAAGCAAAAGGATCATTGGCGGAACCTCAGCCAAAAAGAATGCTTGGCCTTTTATG GTAGCCTTGAAGAAAAGTGA
- the LOC124190821 gene encoding uncharacterized protein LOC124190821 isoform X3 — MSHTLKSTHVCLNFMFLLDFSQQVFQVEFCCFSVTQVLFFSISGVLKMDDSWALPFNPDEIFILEHDIEILTDPILGLLLLGQENADEVDVETFLDLERFLFGDNPADNTHGDVFQDFVFEVNPQNGQTVTAGGLEEDGFDQEQRARSGMYEETGRSVSQTETKHHTPSPIPTSSAAECLPAAIKSVVPAAETPRGRPKKAAKSALDLKIDKLLNLHKSIRQGRRRKLSLPGDGRRNGMMLSAIQRLLSLKTDQGKIPREASELVAAGVAEKDVGAVERARSLSK, encoded by the exons ATGAGTCACACACTCAAGTCAACCCACGTTTGTCtcaatttcatgtttttgcTGGATTTTAGCCAGCAAGTTTTCCAAGTagagttttgttgtttttcagtgACCCaggtcttatttttttccatttctggtGT ACTAAAGATGGATGATTCCTGGGCCTTACCCTTTAATCCcgatgaaattttcattttggaacATGACATAGAGATACTTACAGACCCTATTCTGGGTTTGTTACTCCTTGGACAGGAGAATGCTGATGAG GTGGATGTTGAAACTTTCTTGGATTTGGAGAGATTCCTGTTTGGTGATAATCCAGCAGACAATACACACGGAGATGTGTTTcaggattttgtttttgaagtgAATCCCCAAAATGGGCAGACGGTCACTGCAGGGGGACTCGAAGAG GATGGCTTTGACCAAGAGCAACGTGCGAGAAGTGGAATGTATGAGGAAACTGGGAGGTCTGTCTCTCAAACGGAGACCAAACACCACACACCTTCCCCAATTCCTACCTCGTCAGCAGCCGAATGTCTTCCCGCTGCAATCAAATCAGTTGTGCCCGCGGCCGAAACACCACGTGGGCGTCCGAAAAAGGCCGCAAAGTCAGCTTTGGACCTGAAGATCGACAAATTGTTGAATCTACACAAATCCATCCGTCAGGGTCGCCGCCGTAAATTATCGCTCCCAGGCGACGGGCGTCGTAATGGAATGATGTTAAGTGCCATACAACGACTGTTGTCATTGAAAACCGATCAAGGGAAAATCCCCCGCGAGGCCAGTGAATTGGTGGCAGCTGGAGTTGCCGAGAAAGACGTTGGTGCCGTTGAG AGGGCGAGGAGTCTGTcgaagtga
- the LOC124189810 gene encoding serine/threonine-protein kinase/endoribonuclease IRE2-like — translation MLTLDRKKILGEGGFAIVFEGTWCETKVAVKRIPLEKAASNEREVKALQMLDHPNVIKLFHMEEDQDFRIIILELCDASLEKLFLKENDPKKYRGPMPPELYVLLQLAEGLEYIHQKRLVHRDIKPQNVLISLNSTTQQVVMKWADFGFSKRVNERGSFSMSGVRGTYDYFAPEILKYLDEVSSNDNEVQKRGTVKSDVFAEGLVFGYFISVGVHPFGTTSHQIQINLRSNEPVNLLETGEICNIIKEMLEKDPKNRITSSDVVNRLTQIIPKF, via the exons ATGCTGACCTTAGATCGTAAAAAGATTTTAGGAGAGGGAGGTTTTGCCATTGTTTTCGAAGGTACTTGGTGTGAAACTAAAGTGGCAGTCAAACGAATTCCTCTAGAAAAAGCCGCGAGTAATGAACGAGAAGTCAAGGCCCTACAAATGTTGGATCATCCCAACGTCATCAAATTATTTCACATGGAGGAGGACCAAGACTTcag aaTTATCATCCTTGAATTGTGTGATGCCTCtttggaaaaattgtttctcaaAGAAAATGACCCGAAAAAATATCGCGGCCCAATGCCACCAGAACTATACGTTCTTCTCCAGTTAGCTGAAGGACTCGAGTACATCCATCAAAAGAGATTAGTCCATCGAGACATCAAGCCACAGAACGTGCTCATCAGCTTGAATTCTACAACCCAACAAGTGGTGATGAAGTGGGCAGATTTTGGTTTCAGTAAACGTGTCAACGAAAGGGGTTCTTTCTCGATGAGCGGTGTTAGAGGAACATACGATTATTTCGCACCGGAAATATTGAAATACCTGGACGAGGTCAGTTCTAATGATAACGAAGTTCAGAAAAGAGGAACAGTCAAGAGCGATGTATTCGCAGAAGGACTCGTCTTTGGCTATTTCATTTCGGTAGGGGTTCATCCATTTGGCACTACAagtcatcaaattcaaatcaacttACGATCAAATGAACCAGTCAATCTTCTCG AAACGGGGGAAATTTGTAACATAATCAAAGAAATGTTAGAAAAAGACCCAAAAAATCGAATTACTTCGTCTGACGTTGTTAATCGACTCACCCAAATTATCCCGAAG TTTTAA
- the LOC124190821 gene encoding uncharacterized protein LOC124190821 isoform X1 has protein sequence MSHTLKSTHVCLNFMFLLDFSQQVFQVEFCCFSVTQVLFFSISGVLKMDDSWALPFNPDEIFILEHDIEILTDPILGLLLLGQENADEVDVETFLDLERFLFGDNPADNTHGDVFQDFVFEVNPQNGQTVTAGGLEEDGFDQEQRARSGMYEETGRSVSQTETKHHTPSPIPTSSAAECLPAAIKSVVPAAETPRGRPKKAAKSALDLKIDKLLNLHKSIRQGRRRKLSLPGDGRRNGMMLSAIQRLLSLKTDQGKIPREASELVAAGVAEKDVGAVEVMLCLPESNLNSKISFPANLASLTGLRGLLLSLEGEESVEVKKENGISETEVNCLGDPVEDQKLLFVLNKCFRSWARPYFDIEAPVDEKKRMD, from the exons ATGAGTCACACACTCAAGTCAACCCACGTTTGTCtcaatttcatgtttttgcTGGATTTTAGCCAGCAAGTTTTCCAAGTagagttttgttgtttttcagtgACCCaggtcttatttttttccatttctggtGT ACTAAAGATGGATGATTCCTGGGCCTTACCCTTTAATCCcgatgaaattttcattttggaacATGACATAGAGATACTTACAGACCCTATTCTGGGTTTGTTACTCCTTGGACAGGAGAATGCTGATGAG GTGGATGTTGAAACTTTCTTGGATTTGGAGAGATTCCTGTTTGGTGATAATCCAGCAGACAATACACACGGAGATGTGTTTcaggattttgtttttgaagtgAATCCCCAAAATGGGCAGACGGTCACTGCAGGGGGACTCGAAGAG GATGGCTTTGACCAAGAGCAACGTGCGAGAAGTGGAATGTATGAGGAAACTGGGAGGTCTGTCTCTCAAACGGAGACCAAACACCACACACCTTCCCCAATTCCTACCTCGTCAGCAGCCGAATGTCTTCCCGCTGCAATCAAATCAGTTGTGCCCGCGGCCGAAACACCACGTGGGCGTCCGAAAAAGGCCGCAAAGTCAGCTTTGGACCTGAAGATCGACAAATTGTTGAATCTACACAAATCCATCCGTCAGGGTCGCCGCCGTAAATTATCGCTCCCAGGCGACGGGCGTCGTAATGGAATGATGTTAAGTGCCATACAACGACTGTTGTCATTGAAAACCGATCAAGGGAAAATCCCCCGCGAGGCCAGTGAATTGGTGGCAGCTGGAGTTGCCGAGAAAGACGTTGGTGCCGTTGAGGTAATGCTCTGTCTTCCGGAGTCCAATCTTAATTCGAAGATCAGTTTTCCGGCCAATTTGGCCTCTCTTACTGGGTTAAGAGGACTTCTGCTAAGTCTAGAGGGCGAGGAGTCTGTcgaagtgaaaaaagaaaacggaatctCTGAGACGGAAGTGAACTGCTTGGGAGATCCAGTTGAGGATCAAAAGCTGCTGTTTGTACTTAACAAGTGCTTTCGATCATGGGCCAGACCGTATTTTGATATCGAGGCTCCTGTtgatgagaagaagagaatggacTAA
- the LOC124190821 gene encoding uncharacterized protein LOC124190821 isoform X2 — protein MDDSWALPFNPDEIFILEHDIEILTDPILGLLLLGQENADEVDVETFLDLERFLFGDNPADNTHGDVFQDFVFEVNPQNGQTVTAGGLEEDGFDQEQRARSGMYEETGRSVSQTETKHHTPSPIPTSSAAECLPAAIKSVVPAAETPRGRPKKAAKSALDLKIDKLLNLHKSIRQGRRRKLSLPGDGRRNGMMLSAIQRLLSLKTDQGKIPREASELVAAGVAEKDVGAVEVMLCLPESNLNSKISFPANLASLTGLRGLLLSLEGEESVEVKKENGISETEVNCLGDPVEDQKLLFVLNKCFRSWARPYFDIEAPVDEKKRMD, from the exons ATGGATGATTCCTGGGCCTTACCCTTTAATCCcgatgaaattttcattttggaacATGACATAGAGATACTTACAGACCCTATTCTGGGTTTGTTACTCCTTGGACAGGAGAATGCTGATGAG GTGGATGTTGAAACTTTCTTGGATTTGGAGAGATTCCTGTTTGGTGATAATCCAGCAGACAATACACACGGAGATGTGTTTcaggattttgtttttgaagtgAATCCCCAAAATGGGCAGACGGTCACTGCAGGGGGACTCGAAGAG GATGGCTTTGACCAAGAGCAACGTGCGAGAAGTGGAATGTATGAGGAAACTGGGAGGTCTGTCTCTCAAACGGAGACCAAACACCACACACCTTCCCCAATTCCTACCTCGTCAGCAGCCGAATGTCTTCCCGCTGCAATCAAATCAGTTGTGCCCGCGGCCGAAACACCACGTGGGCGTCCGAAAAAGGCCGCAAAGTCAGCTTTGGACCTGAAGATCGACAAATTGTTGAATCTACACAAATCCATCCGTCAGGGTCGCCGCCGTAAATTATCGCTCCCAGGCGACGGGCGTCGTAATGGAATGATGTTAAGTGCCATACAACGACTGTTGTCATTGAAAACCGATCAAGGGAAAATCCCCCGCGAGGCCAGTGAATTGGTGGCAGCTGGAGTTGCCGAGAAAGACGTTGGTGCCGTTGAGGTAATGCTCTGTCTTCCGGAGTCCAATCTTAATTCGAAGATCAGTTTTCCGGCCAATTTGGCCTCTCTTACTGGGTTAAGAGGACTTCTGCTAAGTCTAGAGGGCGAGGAGTCTGTcgaagtgaaaaaagaaaacggaatctCTGAGACGGAAGTGAACTGCTTGGGAGATCCAGTTGAGGATCAAAAGCTGCTGTTTGTACTTAACAAGTGCTTTCGATCATGGGCCAGACCGTATTTTGATATCGAGGCTCCTGTtgatgagaagaagagaatggacTAA